In Callospermophilus lateralis isolate mCalLat2 chromosome 4, mCalLat2.hap1, whole genome shotgun sequence, one genomic interval encodes:
- the LOC143396954 gene encoding olfactory receptor 6C6-like: protein MKNQSVEIEFILLGLTDDPLLQIVIFLFLFFNYILSLMGNLIIILLTLLDPRLKTPMYFFLRNFSFMEILFTTVCIPRFLISILSGDKTISYNGCTTQLFFFFLVGATEFYLLAAMSYDRYVAICKPLHYPVIMNSRVCYLLVLSSWAAGFLIIFPPLLLLLKLDFCASKVIDHFLCESSVLQISCTDTHFIELMAFVLAVMTLDITLLLVILSYTFIIITILKFPSGQQRRKAFSTCSSHMVVVSITYGSCIFMYMKPSAKERVALIKDVAVLNTSVAPLLNPFIYTLRNQQVKESLKHMLQRFCSFKKDKSVVRHK, encoded by the coding sequence atgaagaatcaaTCAGTGGAGATAGAGTTCATTTTGCTTGGACTCACAGATGACCCTCTGCTACAAATTGTGATTTTCCTCTTTCTATTTTTCAATTATATCTTGAGCCTGATGGGGAACTTAATCATCATCCTCCTCACCCTGCTGGATCCCCGCCTCAAGACTCCAATGTATTTCTTCCTCCGAAATTTTTCCTTCATGGAAATTTTGTTCACAACAGTCTGCATTCCACGGTTCTTGATAAGCATTCTCAGTGGAGACAAAACAATTTCCTACAATGGTTGTACAACtcagttattcttttttttcctagtagGGGCTACAGAGTTTTACCTCCTGGCTGCTATGTCCTATGACCGCTATGTCGCCATCTGCAAACCTCTGCATTACCCAGTCATTATGAACAGCAGAGTGTGCTACCTACTGGTGCTCAGCTCCTGGGCAGCTGGATTCTTAATCATCTTTCCCCCTTTGCTTTTGCTACTCAAACTGGATTTctgtgcttccaaagtgattgatCACTTCCTGTGTGAATCTTCTGTCCTTCAGATCTCTTGCACTGATACACATTTCATAGAATTGATGGCTTTTGTCTTAGCTGTGATGACACTTGACATCACATTGTTATTAGTGATCCTCTCCTATACATTCATCATCATAACTATTCTCAAATTCCCTTCTGGTCAACAACGAAGGAAGGCCTTTTCCACCTGCTCCTCACACATGGTAGTTGTCTCTATCACTTATGGAAGTTGTATCTTTATGTATATGAAGCCATCAGCAAAAGAAAGGGTGGCTTTAATTAAAGATGTAGCTGTGCTCAATACCTCTGTTGCCCCTTTGCTCAACCCTTTCATTTACACTCTGAGGAACCAGCAGGTGAAAGAATCTCTTAAGCATATGCTCCAAAggttttgttcttttaaaaaggaCAAGTCAGTGGTTAGACATAAATAA